The segment ATTATATTAGTGTAGTTTGttgatatattattgttgttgttgacaaAGTCACACATATGGTTGAAGGCACTCAGCGTCTTCCACGGCTTGTTGGGACATCAAAGGCCATTGAGatgttgatggtaagacctatCCAATCTCTAGTGATATTATGTGTTCTGTTTTGCTTGATGGCACCTCCTCTTATCGTATGCCACTTATCCTCGGCTTAAAAGGGCTCgaaaatgattaaaaagaaCAAGACATTCGCTAAGTTTCCAATGAATTGATTCATTGATTTAGTTATGTTGAAATTAACAAAAGATGTACTCCATTTTCCTTTTCACCTATCTTTGAACTAAACACTAGTTATTATAATGTGACAGTCATCCAAGATCATTACCTCTGAAGAAGGGAAGGAGTTTGGTATTATCGATGATGTGGTATCTTCTCATGAAGACCTCTTAACAGTTTCTCGTCTCTGGGCATTAGATATTGCAGAAGGGCGGAAACCCCGTACTCATACACTTCAAAGGACAGATAAAATTAAACCTATACATGAGTCATCTGCTATCTTGGAAGTTCAAAGACAACAGGTTTTGAAGACTCCTCGAAGTATGCCCCATTATAAAGTGTGCCTTGATGTGATAGAAGAAGGTATCGTTTCAGGAGGATATGCTGGAGTTTTAAAGGTGAGGCTAGTTCTTTCTTAGCATGCAAAAACTTGTAGCAAGAAATATGCAAGTTCAGGTTTATGTGCTAAGTCATTTTTATCATCCTCTACTAAGTTCGGCACCTGAAAATAATTTATCTGCTCTCCGAAGTCCACAGGGAACCAATTACATCATTATAACAAGATCTTTTTATCATTGTTTACACAACTTTTGAATGGAAGTTTCAACTGATAAGTGCAAATTATACATTCACAAATTAATCTAAGTTCTAATCGAGCAAGGGAAGTAGAAATGGGACGGAAGGGGGGTATGTTGTCGACTTGTTGATATGAATTTGTTTCCTGAGCTGTCCTTGAAAGGATAGCTTTTTATAGTCTCACTCAGGTCTGCTGAATGAGTCCTTGTTTTCTCTATTTCTACTATTTTCTCTGTGGTTAGTTTGATTGTCTTTCGGATATTTGTTTTGAGATTTTCTGGTATGGTTTAGATTGTTTGTTCTCGAGTTAATGAGTTTCTGCTATTTGTAGGAAGACAAGGTTTTCAGAGAACTAGTACTCTCAAAATCCGCTAAAGCTCTGCTGCATGCTTATTTTGCTGAACGTGCAACATCAAAGGTAGAATCTCAATGTTATTAGTTTTTTGTAAGCCATTCCCTTTTAAGAACTGCTTTCAAATGTTATGTTGCCGGTCATCCTTTGAAGCAATTGGAACTTCTACTATGTACAGGTACCAGGCATTACCGACTGTAAGATTAAGCACCGAAAAATAGAGAAGGTTGCTGTTATTGGTGGTGGTTTAATGGGCTCCGGTATTGCCACAGCTCTTATACTCAGTTCTATACAAGTCATTCTCAAAGAAATTAACTTCGACTATCTGCTAAAGTCACTCAAATCAATAGAAGGTACCTTTCCCACTTTCGGAATGTCTTTTCCATATTACACAGATATAAGTTGTAGAAATTTACACTTTTTGGTGGCTAAGTGAAGCTTTTCTGTTAATAACTTGAAGTGCAAAAATGTAAGGATgtagaaaacaatgaaaatgaaTCAGCACTAAATATGTTCTAGGAGTTCATTCACAAGAGTAGAATGGCTTACGAAGCACAAATAACTAATACACTATGTCCATCAGGCTTTGGATGCTTCAATCAGGACTCGAAAGACCTCCATTACTTTGGTCGAGCTGAGAGTTCATTTTCGGTTGTTGTGTTTTGTTCATTTATCCTGAATCATCTTAGGGGCTTTTATTGCTCTcctctgtttcttctttgtatATGAGAATTACGAGCTGTGATATCTATGCATAGTCGGGAGACAGAACGTAACATGTTACAATCCCTAAGAGGAAGAACAgactaatataaaatattgaatttcttcCATAATATAGCATTAAACTGTTGCTGATGCATATAATTTGTACCCCAGTGAATCTCCACAGCCTGGTGAAAAGAGGAGAGTTGTtagagaagaaaatgaagaaagcCTTTTCCCTCCTCAAAGGTGTTGTGGATTATGAAGAATTCACAAATGTAGACATGGTCATCGAGGTTACCCATCGGATCCATACTGCTTTTTGTTTAACTTTGTATCAATGCATTTTTATGCTCAATGCTCTTGATTAGTCTAAAATCAGCTATAACTTTTACAATTGTGGAAACCTTCATCTCCTATTCTCTCTCAGGCGGTAAATGAGGAAGTATTGTTGAAACaatcaatttttgaagaaattgagAAGATTTGTCCTCCTCATTGCATATTCGCGTCAAATACATCTACCATTGATCTTAATGTAATTGGAGCAAGGACAAAATCTCAGGATCGCATTGTGGGCACACATTTATTCAGGTATATAAGCTACATCAATTTAGCTTTCAGGTTTCGTTGGGTTGTACTGAATTTTCTGACTTGTCTACTTCTGCAGCCCTGCTCATGTGATGCCGCTCTTGGAAATTGTACAGACGGAAAACACCTCTAAACTAGTAATACTCGACGTTCTTAAATTTGCTAAGATCATCCAAAAAATTCCTATAGTGGTGAAAAACTGCACCGGTTTTGCTGTCAATCGGACATTTTTCCCATACATGCAAGGAGCTGAGATATTGGCAAACTTAGGCGTTGATGTTTTCAGAGTTGATCGAGTAATCACTGAATTTGGCATGCGAATTGGACCTTTCCAGTAATATCTTCTCTCCCAATTCTCTCTCTTTATGTGTTGCCTTAAAATTATAGACGTGTGATCTTCCGTAAATAGCTTAAATATTTAGATCTGTTAGCATTGATCTTGATATTATGTGATTCGAGTGAGTGCTTAAAGTCTGTATCAAACAGTTACCATAGAAATAGATGGTAAAATGAGACATTGTAATTTAGCTGCTATAGTGTCTTTCCGATAAATTCTTGTTTTAATTTTGCAGGCTTTTCGACTTGTCTGGATATAGTATATTTCTGGCATCAGTCAAGGAGTTCGCTGCAGCATTTCCAGATCGCACTTTCCAGTGTCCATTAGTTCAACTTATGATGGCAAATGGCCGTACAGGCATGGATGATATATTCTCGCATTCAAATTACtacttatttcataatattcttAGCAAGGTCTTGCTTTAGGAAACTAAACTTTAGAAATGCAGGCAAGAAAAACGGACGAGGCTACTACTTATATAAGAAGGGAAAGATCCCTGAACCAGATCTCTCTGTGTTGAAAATAGTTGAAGAGTCTAGGAGACTTGCAAGCATTATGCCGGGGGGAGAGGTAAcatcttcttttcttcttgtgattCTTTTTCGTCGTAATCCTTATCTATGTAATACTTCACTGAGTACTCTAACTTGTTTGCTGTATTGCAATTCGACAGCCAATATCTGTAATGGACCAAGAAATTGTGGAAATGTTGTTTTTCCCTGTGGTCAATGAGGCGTGCCGAGTAATTGAGGAAGGAGTTGTTCTAAGAGCATCAGACCTTGATGTTGCTTCTATCCATGGGATGAAGTTCCCTTCAGAGAGGTATATGACTATAAGAGCTCTTCATCAATTCTTGTCCTTAAGTGCTTCTTTATTCTATAGTTTAAGAGAAGTGACTAGATCATAGGAAGATAGTAGACTTGGATCAAATGTTTGCTTGTATATTGTTCAACCTTAGACTATATCGTCTAACAATTGCAATAACTTACAAAATAAAGGAATCTTTAGATCGTAATTTGAAAGGTTCATAAGTTgcatttgagaaaaaaagaagtcaTTTTCACTTCTTCATCAATGGATAGGGTGATGTGACACACAATAGATAAGTAAGTAGGACTTAATTATGTCGGAGGAGTTTTGAGCACGACTTAACACTCATGCAGCATCGAGGACCTAGGACGACACCTTATATCTAATAACAAAGTTGTTTATTTCCCATTTACATTTCACATGTGATTCAACTTATTAGCTTCTAAACTTTGTGTGTGCAGGGGAGGTATTATGTATTGGGCAGATTCAATTGGAGCAGAGTACATATATGCAAGGCTGAAATATTGGTCAAAAGCATATGGTAATTTCTTCCAGCCATCACAATTCTTGCAAGAGAAGGCCACCAAAGGCATACCATTATTGGAACTATAGCTTTAAATATTCGAAGACGATTATATAATAACGTTATCAACGTAGTTGAGGCCGACTATATGAATTCGTACCATCAATGTAGTCCTATTTGGATATGTTTGATTATAATATGCAATAATCTAAGGTTGTCTAATTGATGTAAGGTTAATACCTTGATGCGATGAGTCTCGCATTTCTAAAGATACTCAATTTGACATTGTGGTAGATAATTTTTTGacgaaatttgaattaaatttgattttttttaaaataaaaaagttgacGGGCAAACTTGgataaaaattgattatttttttaaaaatttgaaatatatttttttaaaagattgacGGTGGTACTAAAATTTCCACATTAATTACTTTTGTTCGATTTTGGTAGCTACTAAAATTTCCACATTAATTCTTGCAAAGGCATATCGATCATTGGTGGTACTATAGCTTTAAATATTCGAAGACGATTATATAATATGTGTTTCAATGTTATCAACGTAGTTAGGGCTGACTATATGAATTCGTACCATCTATGAAGTCCTATTATTTGGATGTGTTTCGTTTATAATATTCAATAATCTAGGGTTGTCTAATTTATATAACTAAGGTTAATACCTTGCTGATGAATCGAATTAGAAGAAATTAATGCAATGAATCTCATATGTCTAAAGGTACTACATTTGATATTGGTGAATAGTAGATAAGGTTATGTACAAATTATTTCTTTACTTCTGAATAAAGTCGTAAAACTATCACATAtcacaatcttttttttttcaagtaaagaaatttttttctcataagTGACTTTATACTAGAAAAGTGAAAGATTGAGTAATTTTgtcaatacaaaattaaatttaataattttgctaaataatttcatttacgTAAGTGACCTCTTGAGATGTGCGCTCCAACAAATAGTCATTTTAAGGATTTTATGGCAATACTTTTCTTTGGAATTTTTTTGGTTATGATTAGCTTATGATTTTTTAcgtttttccttttattatttctccaaatattaaaaagaagaagataaaagtTCACAagatactttttaaattttttttatataaatcttatagttttaatatgaaattataatctATTCCTAATAAgtttttaattacattaattccttaaaaattaaaaaaaccgGATACAATAATTGAAGGttagatacattaatatgtagtttagatatattaaatattgtctcatatacattaatatgtagccCAGATACATTAAAAGCTAGTTCGAATACCTAATATGTAgctcaaatacattaaatactggcttagatacattaaaaactagctcaaatacattaaactgactcaaatacattaatatgcaatttggatacattaaagaaataagaaattttggagatttttaaaaaagtaatagaGGATAATGGAATAAGTGAAATAAAAGGTGTATATTTCCGTAATTTGTCCATTTTTGAAAGCTTATTCAGATATAAAACTATTCTCAATTTAAGGAAAAGGGTCTGAAAATTACTCCAACTTTAACCGAAATTGTTGTTATGATATCAAACTTTATAGAGGACCTTTTACTTCctgcactatttaatattttattttaaaggttTATATGTGTCCACGTGGACACATTATTGTGTATTAATGTAATATTTATAATGTTTAGGTGGGCACATATATGTccttaaaatacactattaaatagtgcagagGGGTAAAAGGTCCTTTCCAAAATTCGATATCGTGAAAACAATTTTGGTCAAGATTAGGACATATTTCAGACCTTTTCCCCCTCAAATTCTATGACTTACTTTTCGTTTTAGTTAATTCTAAAAAGAATTATacatttctatatttaataataatattttaatttttaaatatttattttacctttaataaaataacttaccatcatatatatgtatatatataaaaatataaaatcacaaaaaaaaatttaaaaaaactttttaaattttatagggaatgcacaagtacccctcaacctatgcccgaaatcccagaaacacacttatattatactaatgtcctattacccctgaacttattttataagtaattttctaccccttttcggcttacgtgacactagcttcaaaaaaaagtcaaccagttTTGGGCctacaagatagtgtcacgcaggccaaaaaggggtagaaaatgattaataaaataagttcagagggtaataggaccttagaatAGTATAATTGTGTCTCCGAAATTTCGAGCATAAgttgaggaggtacttgtgtattatcccaattttatatcaaataaagTTAACGtgtataaattgaaacaaagcggtataaattaaaacataatcaaattaaattttttaagcaATTATTAGAAAGCAAATGTGAGGCCAAGAGCCAAGACTATGTCATGTGAAGTTATGCATGTAATAAAGTATGAATTATTAAAGttccaaaaaatagaaatttatatataactaTCAGAAAGCTTAAAAGGACAAAACTTATCCAAAAAGAGAATTTCACTATTATACTTTTCCGGTTAATACATTGCTCCCTAACTAattttgttgataaattttatttagatatttaaattatgatttattttaattaaccatttaaacacacaacaaaatatttcaataagacatttgattcaaattttgggaacattttttttacacaacaaaatatttcaataagacatttgattcaaattttggga is part of the Solanum pennellii chromosome 8, SPENNV200 genome and harbors:
- the LOC107027328 gene encoding peroxisomal fatty acid beta-oxidation multifunctional protein-like isoform X4, whose protein sequence is MAPILVSMEIGKDGIAIIRICNPPVNALTFSGDDKFCVGLDINIIQKVQKTDGKKPSVAAIQGFALGGGLELAMGCSARIATSRAELGLPELKLGLIPGCGGTQRLPRLVGTSKAIEMLMSSKIITSEEGKEFGIIDDVVSSHEDLLTVSRLWALDIAEGRKPRTHTLQRTDKIKPIHESSAILEVQRQQVLKTPRSMPHYKVCLDVIEEGIVSGGYAGVLKEDKVFRELVLSKSAKALLHAYFAERATSKVPGITDCKIKHRKIEKVAVIGGGLMGSGIATALILSSIQVILKEINFDYLLKSLKSIEVNLHSLVKRGELLEKKMKKAFSLLKGVVDYEEFTNVDMVIEAVNEEVLLKQSIFEEIEKICPPHCIFASNTSTIDLNVIGARTKSQDRIVGTHLFSPAHVMPLLEIVQTENTSKLVILDVLKFAKIIQKIPIVVKNCTGFAVNRTFFPYMQGAEILANLGVDVFRVDRVITEFGMRIGPFQLFDLSGYSIFLASVKEFAAAFPDRTFQCPLVQLMMANGRTGKKNGRGYYLYKKGKIPEPDLSVLKIVEESRRLASIMPGGEPISVMDQEIVEMLFFPVVNEACRVIEEGVVLRASDLDVASIHGMKFPSERGGIMYWADSIGAEYIYARLKYWSKAYGNFFQPSQFLQEKATKGIPLLEL
- the LOC107027328 gene encoding peroxisomal fatty acid beta-oxidation multifunctional protein-like isoform X5 gives rise to the protein MAPILVSMEIGKDGIAIIRICNPPVNALTFSGDTSFLPDASVELVIDTIENGKKPSVAAIQGFALGGGLELAMGCSARIATSRAELGLPELKLGLIPGCGGTQRLPRLVGTSKAIEMLMSSKIITSEEGKEFGIIDDVVSSHEDLLTVSRLWALDIAEGRKPRTHTLQRTDKIKPIHESSAILEVQRQQVLKTPRSMPHYKVCLDVIEEGIVSGGYAGVLKEDKVFRELVLSKSAKALLHAYFAERATSKVPGITDCKIKHRKIEKVAVIGGGLMGSGIATALILSSIQVILKEINFDYLLKSLKSIEVNLHSLVKRGELLEKKMKKAFSLLKGVVDYEEFTNVDMVIEAVNEEVLLKQSIFEEIEKICPPHCIFASNTSTIDLNVIGARTKSQDRIVGTHLFSPAHVMPLLEIVQTENTSKLVILDVLKFAKIIQKIPIVVKNCTGFAVNRTFFPYMQGAEILANLGVDVFRVDRVITEFGMRIGPFQLFDLSGYSIFLASVKEFAAAFPDRTFQCPLVQLMMANGRTGKKNGRGYYLYKKGKIPEPDLSVLKIVEESRRLASIMPGGEPISVMDQEIVEMLFFPVVNEACRVIEEGVVLRASDLDVASIHGMKFPSERGGIMYWADSIGAEYIYARLKYWSKAYGNFFQPSQFLQEKATKGIPLLEL
- the LOC107027328 gene encoding peroxisomal fatty acid beta-oxidation multifunctional protein-like isoform X2 codes for the protein MAPILVSMEIGKDGIAIIRICNPPVNALTFSVIGSLKEQYEEAVKRNDVKAIVLTGDDKFCVGLDINIIQKVQKTDGKKPSVAAIQGFALGGGLELAMGCSARIATSRAELGLPELKLGLIPGCGGTQRLPRLVGTSKAIEMLMSSKIITSEEGKEFGIIDDVVSSHEDLLTVSRLWALDIAEGRKPRTHTLQRTDKIKPIHESSAILEVQRQQVLKTPRSMPHYKVCLDVIEEGIVSGGYAGVLKEDKVFRELVLSKSAKALLHAYFAERATSKVPGITDCKIKHRKIEKVAVIGGGLMGSGIATALILSSIQVILKEINFDYLLKSLKSIEVNLHSLVKRGELLEKKMKKAFSLLKGVVDYEEFTNVDMVIEAVNEEVLLKQSIFEEIEKICPPHCIFASNTSTIDLNVIGARTKSQDRIVGTHLFSPAHVMPLLEIVQTENTSKLVILDVLKFAKIIQKIPIVVKNCTGFAVNRTFFPYMQGAEILANLGVDVFRVDRVITEFGMRIGPFQLFDLSGYSIFLASVKEFAAAFPDRTFQCPLVQLMMANGRTGKKNGRGYYLYKKGKIPEPDLSVLKIVEESRRLASIMPGGEPISVMDQEIVEMLFFPVVNEACRVIEEGVVLRASDLDVASIHGMKFPSERGGIMYWADSIGAEYIYARLKYWSKAYGNFFQPSQFLQEKATKGIPLLEL
- the LOC107027328 gene encoding peroxisomal fatty acid beta-oxidation multifunctional protein-like isoform X1 produces the protein MAPILVSMEIGKDGIAIIRICNPPVNALTFSVIGSLKEQYEEAVKRNDVKAIVLTGDDKFCVGLDINIIQKVQKTGDTSFLPDASVELVIDTIENGKKPSVAAIQGFALGGGLELAMGCSARIATSRAELGLPELKLGLIPGCGGTQRLPRLVGTSKAIEMLMSSKIITSEEGKEFGIIDDVVSSHEDLLTVSRLWALDIAEGRKPRTHTLQRTDKIKPIHESSAILEVQRQQVLKTPRSMPHYKVCLDVIEEGIVSGGYAGVLKEDKVFRELVLSKSAKALLHAYFAERATSKVPGITDCKIKHRKIEKVAVIGGGLMGSGIATALILSSIQVILKEINFDYLLKSLKSIEVNLHSLVKRGELLEKKMKKAFSLLKGVVDYEEFTNVDMVIEAVNEEVLLKQSIFEEIEKICPPHCIFASNTSTIDLNVIGARTKSQDRIVGTHLFSPAHVMPLLEIVQTENTSKLVILDVLKFAKIIQKIPIVVKNCTGFAVNRTFFPYMQGAEILANLGVDVFRVDRVITEFGMRIGPFQLFDLSGYSIFLASVKEFAAAFPDRTFQCPLVQLMMANGRTGKKNGRGYYLYKKGKIPEPDLSVLKIVEESRRLASIMPGGEPISVMDQEIVEMLFFPVVNEACRVIEEGVVLRASDLDVASIHGMKFPSERGGIMYWADSIGAEYIYARLKYWSKAYGNFFQPSQFLQEKATKGIPLLEL
- the LOC107027328 gene encoding peroxisomal fatty acid beta-oxidation multifunctional protein-like isoform X3, whose translation is MAPILVSMEIGKDGIAIIRICNPPVNALTFSGDDKFCVGLDINIIQKVQKTGDTSFLPDASVELVIDTIENGKKPSVAAIQGFALGGGLELAMGCSARIATSRAELGLPELKLGLIPGCGGTQRLPRLVGTSKAIEMLMSSKIITSEEGKEFGIIDDVVSSHEDLLTVSRLWALDIAEGRKPRTHTLQRTDKIKPIHESSAILEVQRQQVLKTPRSMPHYKVCLDVIEEGIVSGGYAGVLKEDKVFRELVLSKSAKALLHAYFAERATSKVPGITDCKIKHRKIEKVAVIGGGLMGSGIATALILSSIQVILKEINFDYLLKSLKSIEVNLHSLVKRGELLEKKMKKAFSLLKGVVDYEEFTNVDMVIEAVNEEVLLKQSIFEEIEKICPPHCIFASNTSTIDLNVIGARTKSQDRIVGTHLFSPAHVMPLLEIVQTENTSKLVILDVLKFAKIIQKIPIVVKNCTGFAVNRTFFPYMQGAEILANLGVDVFRVDRVITEFGMRIGPFQLFDLSGYSIFLASVKEFAAAFPDRTFQCPLVQLMMANGRTGKKNGRGYYLYKKGKIPEPDLSVLKIVEESRRLASIMPGGEPISVMDQEIVEMLFFPVVNEACRVIEEGVVLRASDLDVASIHGMKFPSERGGIMYWADSIGAEYIYARLKYWSKAYGNFFQPSQFLQEKATKGIPLLEL